Below is a window of Cytophagaceae bacterium DNA.
ATTACTCATAAAATTGGTCCAGGTAAGGCTATTATTAGATAGGGAGTCTAAAAATGGTGTGAATCCCGGATATTCGGCATCAATGCCCGAGAAATCTCTGCCTAAACCTTCGACCAGAATAAGTACAATATATGGTTTTTCGGAACCAAGATTCATATTTTTCCCTAAAACATCTTCAATATTTGGATTAGTTCTGATTAAAGGATAAGGATTTGGGGATTCCCATTTTTTAGATTCTGCTTTTTTACCCGATAAAAAATAACCATAACTGTCTTTTAAAAAATAAGTTAAGTTAGTATGAGTTGGTTTTGAAAATAAAGCATTTAGAATTAAAAACAATATTGAAAATAAGAAAAATAAACCTAATCCAGGTGCTTGTTTACTTTTAATATTTATGATAAAAAACGAAAAAATATAGGCAAAAATCGCAAAAAATGGAGGCAAAAAAGAATACCAGTCTATATCAGTGGAATTCTGAACAATCATTTGAATTTCATCAATAGAATAGCCAAATAAATCACTCCCCAATTGAACTTTCGATACAGAAAAATATCTGTTGAGAATAATATCCATCAATATCAAAACCAAGCCAAAAAAAACGATAAAAACTCTGGCAGAATTACTTGAAATTAATGAAACCAATAGAAAAATAGGAGAGCCCAAAAGTACCCATATTGCCGCAACCCCAAAGTCAATCGGGATCGTTTTAAGGGCATTTAGCCAATTTGCTTCATTGCTATAATAAATCAATGAAAAAAGGTCCATCAGCAAAATGAATACACCAATAATAAGGCAAGCCTTTACTAAATACCTAAAATGCTGATTATTATAAATTTTAAAACCCATGGCAATGATTTTAATTTAGAACATTTCTGAAACTAAACTATCTCAATATTTATACCAAGGGAGATTTGAAAAATCAGGACATGACCCGTTTGGATTGAATTTCTATTATATTTACTTGTGGTTTGGAAAATTTCCAAACTAAATATTGCTACTTAATTTATTATTTATCAATACTTTATACAGAATTCAGGCATATGCAAAAATAAAGAATTTTATTCTGTAGCCTTTTGATAAGTTTTTTTAAATATTTCATAAATAAATAAAAATCAATCATTTACACTTTTTCAGAATGACATACAAAATTATGTTTTTATTGGCACTACAATAAAAAACATGGAATAAAAAGCATTTGACCATTAAGGAAACCAGAGAAACATTTAGATTTCTAAAATTCTATAGAAATTTATCAGATTTTCCTGAGGAGTTTTATCTTAATGTTTCTATGAACACAATTCTTCTCCGAGAGCCTTTATTAAGGTTCCTGATTTGTAAATAATTCAGTCGATTTCAGGAATAAGAAGGCCTGACTACCCAACTTTTTTTGTTAGTGGTACGAATTACCAGCCAATAGAAAAAGAACAACGAAAGTGCTACAATGACAACCGTTATACTCCAGTCAGGAATTATATTTTTAAGGTCAATCAGAAGTCCATCCTTTTCAAACTGGCCAAATCCAAATAAATTGGGAATCCTATACCAATAATAGCAAGATACAGCTGAAGCAGCAAATATATTAGTCAATATACGCTCATTGGCTTTGCTGACAAATCCGGAAACCACCAAATAAATCACTAAAGTGGTAATTAAACCAGCAAATGGAAGGTAATAATTTTGAATTAATTCTGAAAAAGAGCTAAAACCGGTAGCATCAGGCACTTGAAACCAACCCCAAACAAAGCCCGGAAAACCTCCTATCAACAACATGCCTGATATCTTCTGATAGATATTTTTCTGTACTATTTTTGGATGTACATTAGGAGTTGAATCAGGACAAGGAACTGAACATTTCACGCATGAATCACAATGAGCGTTGGGAAGTGAAATAAGTGTGTTTCCTCCATAAAGCTTTTCAACCGGATGAATGGGACAAAGGGATGAACACCAACCGCTTTTCCAATCATAAACAAAACCCATTGAAACACCGATAACAACTGCGATCATAAACATAATTGCGGTAGCTAAACCATTGTTATTTAAGAAAGCATGTCTGAGTGGGACTATTAAATATAAAGATAAAACTGAAATCAAAAACAGAATAGATTGTAATTCCACCGACATTTTTTTCTTTTTCGAAAGGTTAAAATGCCTTGGAAAAAGGTTAGTTGTGGCTAAAGGACATACATTTCGCCATACTCCTACCGACACAACCAGCAACAATGGAGCTATGGGAATAAGGATGTCCCAAAGCAAAGTCAAACCAATATTCGGATAAAAAATCAAAGCTAAAAATATTACGAGGCCAACTAAAAAAACGGCTGCTTGTACGATACGCCAGATAAGAATAGAGGAAGAAGAAAGTTCTTTTCCTGATTTGAATTGGGAATGTTCCATATTTGTAAAACTCGATGGTTTATTAAACCTGAAAAGTAGAAACAAAAAATAAAACATACACTGATGCAAGTCAGGAATGGGATTTATTTAAAAAAAACTTTTTAATAACCGCGGTTTTCTGTCAGAAATTTGTTGGAAATTGGTTTAACAGAAACCATACATTTTCAAAACAATTTATTTTCTATTGTTTCAAAAAAAAAATAAAGATAAATTCTTAGAAAGCTTTACTTACTTGTATCCACCAAATGATTAACCGCTCTTGCTGTCAATGCCATATAAGTTAGTGATGGGTTCTGACAAGGCGAAGATGGCAAACAAGCTCCATCCGTCACAATCACATTCCGGCAATCATGAACCTGGTTCCACTTGTTAAGAATTGATTCTTTTGGCTCATTTCCCATCCGGGCTGAGCCATATTCATGGATGGTTTTACCTGGAATTGGATTTTCATTGTAAGTGCCAACATATTTCATCCCGGCTGACTCCAGCAATTCTTTGGCTTTCTCGGCAGCATCAATCCTCATTTTTCGGGTATTTTCATCAAATTTTACATCTATCTCAATTTTAGGAATTCCAAGAGGATCTTTTTCGGTCTTGCTTAAAGTCATTTTGTTATCTTTATTGGGTAAAGATTCACAAATTGCCCAAAATCCTACTTCCCACGGACCGGCCTCAGACAAGCTTTTTTTGAAGTCGTGGCCAACACCGTCTATTTCAAATCCTTTTTTCCATGATTTTCTTTCTGAAAAACATTCATATGCA
It encodes the following:
- a CDS encoding ferredoxin, coding for MEHSQFKSGKELSSSSILIWRIVQAAVFLVGLVIFLALIFYPNIGLTLLWDILIPIAPLLLVVSVGVWRNVCPLATTNLFPRHFNLSKKKKMSVELQSILFLISVLSLYLIVPLRHAFLNNNGLATAIMFMIAVVIGVSMGFVYDWKSGWCSSLCPIHPVEKLYGGNTLISLPNAHCDSCVKCSVPCPDSTPNVHPKIVQKNIYQKISGMLLIGGFPGFVWGWFQVPDATGFSSFSELIQNYYLPFAGLITTLVIYLVVSGFVSKANERILTNIFAASAVSCYYWYRIPNLFGFGQFEKDGLLIDLKNIIPDWSITVVIVALSLFFFYWLVIRTTNKKSWVVRPSYS